One window of Pirellulales bacterium genomic DNA carries:
- a CDS encoding PVC-type heme-binding CxxCH protein, giving the protein MRDWLLASLYVAAVAATTAADDRLSVLFLGDQGHHRPAAMHELAAQALGKEAIDLTYTGDVATLTAERLAKYDALLIFRDSGDLPAENEAALLSFVEAGKGLVAVHCASHCFRNSTKYTALVGGRFSHHDSGTFRAKIVDAQHPALRGVESFESWDETYVHNELTDDRRLLMVREQEGGYEPYTWAREQGQGRVYYTALGHDERTWRNPAFAKLLAAALRWTAGRVKDDLPPVEYVDAGDGLPNYIAGKKWGTEGDRLKRMPRPLAPSESLRQMHTPEGFDVELFAAEPDIAKPIAMSFDERGRLWVIESVDYPNTLRDDPHENGEDRIKICEDTDGDGRADKFTIFADRLNVPTSVLPVRNGAIVAVAPHLAYLEDTDQDGKADRRTILFTGFGRRDTHAVTSNLHYGLDNWIYAAVGYSGGTVKTGDIAHSFKQGIYRFRPDGSAFEVLTSTSNNTWGLGLSESGEIFASTANNEHSVFLAIPNRYFEMVRGWHGAGSAGIEDHKHYDPIAADVRQMDWHGAFTAATGHELYTARAFPREYWNRAALVCEPTGHLVHLDWLVPRGSSYVARDGYNLLASTDPWSAPIAAQVGPDGAVWALDWYNYVVQHNPTPQGFETGPGNAYETPLRDRTHGRVYRVVARDASASAAPHLDRNDPTQLVAALGHDNLFWRLQAQRLLVERGLADVVPQLVNLVGAAEQAPAVLHALWTLAGLRDGGAIAREPDPFSQLGLIALKSADSAVRRAALKLLPRTGDSGAAILAAGCLRDASPGVRLDALLALSEMPASAATAGALVEFLSSPDVAQDRWLPLAATCAAARNDAPFLDAIATFNGAPPAPLLTAARVVAEHFARGKPGDAVAPLLARLPEADVAISTALIGGLAAGWPEGAPPTIGKPLEEALAATLRALPGSAGLPVITLANRWGAGDSLAAVADEMKTALLREAADAALADEARRQAVVGLLALDPAAKNAAQIIALITPRTSPELAADLLDALGQSTAAEVGATITAGWSQYTPATQAKAAAVLLRRSEWTKALLDGIENESVALANLSVETEQRLAQHPDSNLRERAAKLLAGRGRLADPDRQKVFDALRPLADRRGDAVAGKVVFEKNCAKCHRHSGEGGNVGPDLTGMAARKRADILSDVLDPNRSVEGNFQQYTVTTTDGRILSGLLAAETRTTIELVDAEARKQIILREDIDELAGSKRSLMPEGFEKLPADELVNLLEFLAARGRYFPLPLDKAATAVSTIGMFYDHAATAERLIFADWKPRTLCGVPFYPIDPRDDRVPNVVLLYGPQGAFPPQMPKSVSVPCNATVKAIHLLSGVSGWGYPLGMKGSLTMTVRLVYADGESEDHPLLNGEHFADYIRRVDVPGSKFAAHLRDQQIRVITIEPARHSAIDHVELIKGDDATAPVVMAMTAEAGE; this is encoded by the coding sequence CTCGGCAAAGAGGCAATCGACCTCACGTATACCGGCGACGTCGCGACATTGACGGCCGAAAGGTTGGCCAAGTACGACGCGCTTTTGATCTTTCGCGACAGTGGCGATCTGCCGGCTGAAAACGAGGCAGCGCTATTATCTTTCGTAGAAGCTGGCAAAGGACTGGTCGCCGTACACTGCGCGTCGCATTGCTTTCGCAACAGCACGAAATACACGGCGCTGGTCGGTGGGCGTTTTTCGCATCACGACTCGGGCACATTCCGCGCGAAGATCGTCGACGCCCAGCATCCGGCCCTGCGCGGCGTTGAAAGTTTCGAAAGCTGGGACGAAACCTACGTCCACAACGAATTGACCGATGATCGCCGCCTGCTGATGGTGCGCGAGCAGGAGGGCGGCTACGAGCCCTACACCTGGGCGCGCGAGCAAGGTCAGGGACGCGTTTATTACACGGCGCTCGGTCATGACGAGCGCACCTGGCGCAACCCAGCGTTTGCCAAACTGCTGGCAGCGGCGCTGCGCTGGACCGCGGGCCGCGTGAAAGACGACCTTCCTCCGGTGGAATACGTCGACGCGGGCGACGGACTGCCAAACTACATCGCCGGCAAGAAATGGGGGACCGAAGGAGACCGTCTCAAACGGATGCCGAGGCCGCTGGCCCCCTCCGAATCGCTGCGGCAGATGCACACGCCCGAGGGTTTCGACGTCGAGCTGTTCGCGGCCGAACCGGACATCGCCAAACCGATCGCCATGTCGTTCGACGAGCGTGGTCGGTTGTGGGTGATCGAGAGCGTCGATTACCCGAACACTCTGCGGGACGATCCGCACGAGAACGGCGAAGATCGGATCAAAATCTGCGAAGACACCGACGGTGACGGTCGGGCTGACAAGTTCACAATCTTCGCCGATCGGCTGAATGTTCCGACGAGCGTGCTGCCCGTGCGCAACGGAGCGATCGTGGCCGTGGCGCCGCACCTGGCCTATCTCGAGGACACCGACCAGGACGGAAAAGCCGACCGGCGCACCATTCTCTTCACGGGCTTCGGCCGCCGCGACACGCATGCCGTGACGTCGAACTTGCACTATGGGCTGGACAACTGGATCTACGCGGCGGTCGGCTATAGCGGCGGAACGGTAAAAACGGGCGACATCGCGCACAGCTTCAAGCAGGGCATCTATCGCTTCCGCCCTGACGGCAGCGCCTTCGAGGTCCTTACTTCGACCAGCAACAACACCTGGGGCTTGGGCTTGTCGGAAAGCGGCGAAATCTTTGCATCGACCGCGAACAACGAGCATTCCGTGTTTCTCGCCATACCGAACCGGTATTTCGAGATGGTGCGCGGCTGGCACGGAGCCGGTAGCGCCGGAATCGAAGATCACAAGCATTACGATCCGATCGCGGCCGACGTGCGACAGATGGATTGGCACGGCGCTTTCACGGCAGCGACCGGGCACGAGCTGTACACGGCGCGAGCTTTCCCACGCGAGTACTGGAATCGTGCGGCGCTCGTTTGCGAGCCGACCGGGCACCTGGTGCATCTCGATTGGCTCGTCCCGCGAGGAAGCAGCTACGTCGCTCGCGATGGCTATAACCTGCTGGCGAGCACCGACCCGTGGAGCGCGCCCATCGCCGCGCAAGTCGGTCCGGACGGGGCCGTATGGGCGTTGGATTGGTACAACTACGTGGTCCAGCACAATCCGACGCCGCAAGGTTTTGAAACCGGTCCTGGCAACGCTTACGAGACGCCGCTACGCGATCGAACGCATGGCCGGGTCTATCGCGTTGTGGCGCGCGACGCTAGCGCTAGCGCGGCGCCGCATCTGGATCGCAATGATCCAACTCAACTCGTGGCCGCGCTGGGGCACGACAACTTGTTCTGGCGTTTGCAAGCGCAACGATTGCTGGTCGAGCGTGGCCTGGCCGACGTCGTGCCGCAACTGGTGAACCTGGTCGGCGCCGCCGAACAAGCGCCGGCAGTTCTACACGCCCTGTGGACGCTAGCCGGATTGCGCGACGGCGGCGCCATCGCCCGGGAGCCGGATCCGTTCTCGCAGCTAGGGCTGATCGCTTTGAAGAGCGCGGATTCTGCAGTCCGCCGTGCGGCCTTGAAGTTGTTGCCGCGCACCGGCGACTCGGGGGCTGCCATCCTCGCCGCCGGCTGCCTGAGGGATGCCAGTCCCGGAGTGCGGCTCGACGCTCTCTTGGCACTGAGCGAGATGCCGGCCTCGGCCGCGACGGCGGGCGCACTCGTCGAATTCCTGTCGTCGCCTGACGTAGCTCAGGATCGCTGGCTGCCGCTGGCGGCAACCTGCGCCGCGGCGCGTAACGACGCACCGTTTCTCGACGCGATTGCAACGTTTAACGGAGCGCCGCCGGCGCCCTTGCTAACCGCCGCGCGCGTCGTCGCTGAACACTTTGCGCGTGGCAAGCCGGGAGATGCCGTCGCGCCGCTCCTGGCTCGTTTGCCGGAGGCCGACGTCGCGATCAGTACGGCGCTGATTGGCGGCCTGGCGGCCGGATGGCCCGAGGGCGCACCGCCGACGATCGGCAAGCCGCTGGAAGAAGCGCTGGCGGCCACGTTGCGCGCGCTCCCTGGCTCGGCCGGTTTGCCCGTCATCACGCTTGCGAATCGCTGGGGCGCTGGCGACAGTCTCGCTGCCGTGGCGGACGAAATGAAAACGGCTCTGTTGCGCGAAGCGGCCGATGCTGCGCTCGCTGACGAAGCGCGCCGGCAAGCCGTGGTCGGGCTGCTGGCTCTCGATCCGGCGGCCAAGAACGCCGCGCAGATCATCGCCCTCATCACGCCACGCACGAGCCCTGAGCTGGCGGCAGACCTTCTCGACGCTCTTGGGCAATCGACCGCGGCCGAGGTAGGGGCCACGATCACGGCCGGCTGGTCGCAATACACGCCTGCCACGCAAGCCAAGGCGGCGGCCGTTTTGCTGCGCCGGTCCGAGTGGACCAAGGCGCTACTCGACGGCATCGAGAATGAATCGGTCGCGCTTGCCAACTTGTCGGTCGAAACCGAGCAGCGCTTGGCGCAACACCCTGACAGCAATTTGCGCGAGCGAGCGGCGAAACTGCTCGCGGGCCGTGGGCGGCTCGCAGATCCCGACCGGCAGAAAGTCTTTGACGCGTTGCGCCCGCTCGCCGATCGCCGCGGCGATGCCGTGGCCGGCAAAGTCGTGTTCGAAAAGAATTGTGCGAAGTGTCATCGTCACAGCGGCGAAGGCGGAAACGTCGGCCCCGACCTGACCGGCATGGCGGCCCGCAAGCGTGCCGATATCTTGTCCGATGTGTTGGATCCGAATCGGTCGGTAGAAGGGAACTTTCAGCAATACACGGTGACCACGACCGACGGGCGAATTCTCTCGGGCCTGTTGGCCGCCGAGACGCGCACCACGATCGAACTGGTCGATGCCGAGGCCCGCAAGCAAATCATCTTGCGCGAGGACATCGACGAGCTCGCCGGCTCGAAGCGATCGCTCATGCCCGAGGGTTTCGAGAAGCTGCCGGCGGATGAGCTCGTCAATCTGTTGGAGTTCCTGGCCGCGCGCGGGCGTTATTTTCCGCTGCCGCTCGACAAAGCGGCGACGGCCGTCAGCACGATCGGCATGTTCTACGACCACGCGGCGACGGCCGAGCGATTGATTTTTGCCGATTGGAAACCGCGCACGTTGTGTGGCGTGCCGTTTTATCCGATTGACCCTCGGGATGACCGGGTGCCAAACGTCGTGCTGCTGTACGGCCCGCAGGGCGCGTTTCCTCCGCAGATGCCGAAGTCGGTCAGCGTGCCGTGCAACGCCACGGTGAAGGCGATTCATTTATTGAGCGGCGTAAGCGGGTGGGGGTATCCGCTGGGGATGAAAGGATCGCTGACGATGACGGTGCGGCTGGTGTACGCCGATGGAGAGAGTGAGGATCATCCTCTTTTGAACGGCGAGCACTTTGCCGATTACATTCGCCGCGTGGATGTGCCCGGCTCGAAATTCGCGGCCCACCTGCGCGATCAACAGATTCGCGTCATCACGATCGAGCCGGCTCGGCACAGCGCAATCGATCATGTGGAACTGATCAAGGGGGACGACGCCACAGCGCCCGTCGTCATGGCCATGACAGCCGAAGCCGGAGAATGA
- a CDS encoding DEAD/DEAH box helicase has protein sequence MSAGIASSWYAAASSAPIVHSLVLAPAEQSIDGAAVAGPQPLAALLGTDTASASAAPIVVTSSDFRASRIAVRSYYFTPRADEKPLATPETSAAASICERESSTRGASRRYTRVAPPEDVVGLSDRLSMLLEPPLELLLNRSSLEFPAQPFPFQMQGVAFLYPRQAALLADEMGLGKTMQAITAVRLLVHTREVRHVLFVCPKPLVTNWQREFSFWAPELPVLVIEGDRAKRRWQWQQTDAPVVVANYEILRRDGDIVNDPALHFDLVVLDESQRIKNRSGTTAQIIRAVSRSRSWALTGTPVENSPEDLVGIFDFLRPGHLNPGMKPRRMGRLAGDYILRRTKEEVLTDMPPKLFRDPQLQLTPEQRESYRLAEEEGVLRLTEMGDAATIHHVFELVLRLKQICNFDRATGASAKLERLSADLSEVAASGQKALVFSQWVDTLKTLKDRLGRFKPLEYHGGIPAAQRDDILAEFRENRRRHVLLMSYGAGGVGLNLQFAGYVFLFDRWWNPAVEDQAINRAHRIGAAGPVIVTRFLTASTIEERIDQVLRDKRELFDTIFSDAATPRLGMSQEEIFGLFRLKCPAPPIQAAG, from the coding sequence ATGAGCGCCGGCATCGCCAGTTCCTGGTACGCCGCGGCCAGTTCAGCGCCCATCGTGCATTCGCTGGTCCTGGCGCCGGCAGAGCAGTCGATCGACGGCGCAGCAGTAGCCGGCCCTCAACCTCTTGCCGCACTTTTGGGGACTGACACAGCCAGCGCCAGCGCGGCGCCGATCGTCGTTACATCCAGCGATTTTCGAGCCTCGCGCATCGCCGTGCGGAGTTACTACTTCACGCCGCGCGCGGACGAAAAACCGCTCGCCACGCCGGAAACCTCGGCGGCCGCCTCGATCTGCGAGCGGGAGAGCAGCACCCGCGGCGCGTCGCGCCGCTACACGCGCGTCGCTCCGCCCGAGGACGTTGTGGGATTGAGCGATCGGCTCTCGATGCTCCTGGAGCCGCCGCTGGAGCTGCTCTTGAATCGATCGAGCCTCGAGTTTCCCGCGCAGCCGTTTCCGTTTCAGATGCAGGGCGTGGCTTTCCTCTATCCTCGTCAGGCGGCTCTCTTGGCTGACGAAATGGGCCTGGGAAAAACGATGCAGGCCATCACGGCCGTGCGATTGCTGGTCCATACCCGCGAAGTGCGGCACGTGCTCTTCGTTTGTCCCAAGCCGCTGGTGACCAACTGGCAGCGCGAGTTCAGCTTCTGGGCTCCCGAGCTACCGGTGCTCGTGATCGAAGGCGACCGCGCCAAGCGGCGCTGGCAGTGGCAACAGACGGACGCGCCGGTGGTCGTGGCCAACTACGAGATTCTGCGGCGCGATGGCGACATCGTGAACGATCCGGCCTTGCACTTCGACCTGGTCGTGCTCGATGAGTCGCAGCGAATCAAGAACCGCTCGGGCACCACGGCGCAAATCATTCGTGCCGTGTCGCGCTCGCGCAGTTGGGCGCTCACCGGCACGCCGGTCGAGAACAGCCCTGAGGACTTAGTCGGCATCTTCGATTTTCTTCGCCCGGGCCATTTGAACCCTGGGATGAAGCCGCGGCGCATGGGCCGCCTGGCCGGCGATTACATCCTGCGGCGCACCAAGGAGGAAGTCCTGACGGACATGCCTCCGAAGCTGTTCCGCGATCCGCAACTGCAACTGACGCCCGAGCAGCGCGAGTCGTACCGTTTGGCCGAAGAGGAAGGGGTCTTGCGTCTGACCGAGATGGGGGACGCCGCCACGATTCACCATGTTTTCGAGCTGGTGCTACGGCTGAAACAGATCTGCAATTTCGATCGCGCCACCGGCGCCAGCGCGAAACTCGAACGGCTTTCCGCCGATCTGTCCGAGGTTGCCGCCAGCGGACAAAAGGCGCTCGTCTTCAGCCAGTGGGTCGACACGCTCAAGACTCTGAAGGACCGGCTCGGGCGCTTCAAGCCGCTGGAGTATCACGGTGGAATCCCGGCGGCGCAGCGCGACGATATTCTCGCAGAGTTTCGCGAGAACCGCCGCCGCCACGTGCTGCTGATGAGCTACGGGGCAGGGGGGGTGGGGCTGAATCTACAGTTCGCCGGTTATGTCTTTCTCTTCGATCGCTGGTGGAATCCGGCCGTCGAGGACCAGGCCATCAATCGTGCGCATCGCATCGGCGCGGCCGGGCCGGTGATCGTAACGCGCTTTCTCACCGCCAGCACGATCGAAGAACGCATCGATCAGGTGTTGCGCGACAAGCGCGAGCTGTTCGATACCATTTTCTCTGACGCCGCCACGCCGCGGCTCGGCATGTCGCAGGAAGAGATTTTCGGCCTGTTCCGACTCAAGTGCCCGGCGCCACCGATCCAAGCGGCTGGCTGA
- a CDS encoding aldehyde dehydrogenase family protein has product MLNLPILRWGKPYDSLEVDQVLHFVTGEPIAKVSQANGGLLQRDMRFAQRARDVLRELSPEDLISRVKKAADLYLNGTLPMGDGQQSPQEFARQQSASTGLPEHMCTGNMQKNYFVLTNMDRMLDALTRGLDLSILSRGYGVEGRGVVVSYQAQAPAVGLVLPSNSPGVHTLWMPVIPMQVGLVLKPGPQEPWTPYRMAAAFAEAGIPREAISIYPGGGDVGAAVLANCDRSMIFGGTATVERYKGDPRVQAHGPGFSKILLGDDVVDDWEKYLDIMADSVYLNSGRGCINCSGIWASRHTEKIAAALAERLGPIAPLPPEDPKSGLAAFTVAGVAPAVWKAIEADLRESGVKHSTEKFGPRLVEQERCAYLRPTVVECDSPERAIAKKEYMFPFTTVVKCPQEKMLESIGPTLVCSAITEDAKFQRQLTDAVHIDRLNIGPIPTIKLDWLQPHEGNIVEFLFRARAYQLVPEAVKRVEKEMAAAHA; this is encoded by the coding sequence GTGTTGAACCTGCCCATCCTGCGTTGGGGAAAGCCCTACGATTCGCTCGAGGTCGACCAGGTCCTGCACTTCGTTACCGGCGAGCCGATCGCCAAGGTTAGCCAGGCCAACGGCGGCTTGTTGCAACGCGACATGCGTTTCGCCCAGCGGGCACGGGACGTGCTACGCGAGTTGTCTCCGGAGGATTTGATCTCTCGCGTCAAGAAGGCGGCCGACCTGTATCTCAACGGCACGCTGCCGATGGGTGACGGGCAGCAAAGCCCCCAGGAATTTGCCCGCCAGCAAAGCGCCTCGACCGGGTTGCCCGAGCACATGTGCACTGGCAACATGCAGAAGAACTATTTCGTGCTGACGAATATGGATCGCATGCTCGACGCGTTGACGCGCGGGCTTGATTTGTCGATCCTGTCGCGCGGCTACGGCGTCGAAGGGCGCGGCGTGGTCGTCAGCTATCAGGCGCAAGCGCCGGCCGTGGGCCTGGTATTGCCATCGAATTCACCGGGCGTACATACGCTGTGGATGCCGGTGATCCCGATGCAAGTCGGTCTGGTCCTCAAGCCGGGTCCGCAAGAGCCCTGGACGCCTTACCGCATGGCAGCGGCGTTCGCCGAGGCGGGCATCCCGCGCGAAGCGATTTCGATCTATCCCGGTGGCGGCGACGTCGGCGCCGCGGTGCTGGCGAATTGCGATCGCAGCATGATCTTCGGCGGCACGGCGACCGTCGAACGCTACAAGGGGGACCCGCGCGTGCAGGCGCACGGACCGGGCTTCAGCAAGATTCTGCTGGGCGACGACGTGGTCGATGACTGGGAAAAGTATCTCGACATCATGGCCGACAGCGTGTACCTCAACAGCGGTCGCGGCTGCATCAACTGCTCGGGCATCTGGGCCTCGCGACATACCGAGAAGATCGCGGCCGCGCTCGCCGAGCGCCTCGGCCCGATCGCTCCCTTGCCGCCCGAGGATCCGAAATCGGGCCTGGCGGCCTTCACCGTGGCGGGCGTCGCTCCGGCCGTGTGGAAGGCGATCGAAGCCGACCTGCGCGAGTCGGGCGTGAAGCACTCGACCGAGAAGTTCGGCCCCCGGCTGGTCGAGCAGGAACGCTGCGCATACTTGCGGCCGACCGTCGTCGAATGCGATTCGCCGGAACGGGCCATCGCCAAGAAAGAATACATGTTCCCCTTCACGACGGTCGTGAAATGCCCACAGGAAAAGATGCTCGAATCGATCGGGCCGACGCTGGTGTGCAGTGCCATCACCGAGGACGCGAAATTCCAGCGACAATTGACCGACGCGGTTCACATCGACCGTTTGAACATCGGACCGATCCCCACCATCAAGCTGGATTGGCTGCAGCCGCACGAAGGGAACATCGTGGAATTCCTGTTCCGCGCGCGGGCCTACCAGCTCGTCCCCGAAGCGGTGAAGCGCGTCGAAAAAGAGATGGCCGCCGCCCACGCCTAG
- a CDS encoding iron-containing alcohol dehydrogenase: MDSFDFQPRTRIVFGAGRLASLGELASELGARRALVVSDAGIVAAGHTARGIAALEAAGIETHLFSDVGENPTTDHVEAGLAVAKRYEPELLVGLGGGSSMDCAKGINFVYSGGGRMQDYWGTGKMTRPMLPMIAVPTTAGTGSETQSFALISDAKTHTKMACGDKKATCRVALLDPELTVTQPRRVTALTGIDAIAHALETYVTKRRNPVSTAFSREAWRLLSANFTRVLDLPDDLEARGGMQLGACFAGLAIENSMLGATHALANPLTARYQVPHGQAIALMLPHVVRFNAVEVSRWYRELVESVPVNGKPRPAAIAEDLAETISEFVAKAGLAQRLADCGVERERLSELATAATREWTGGFNPRTVTESDLLELYRAAY, from the coding sequence ATGGACTCTTTTGATTTTCAACCACGAACGCGCATCGTCTTCGGCGCCGGGCGGCTCGCCTCGTTGGGCGAATTGGCCAGCGAACTGGGGGCACGGCGGGCGCTCGTCGTAAGCGATGCGGGCATCGTGGCGGCCGGCCATACGGCGCGGGGCATCGCGGCTCTCGAAGCGGCCGGCATCGAAACGCACTTATTTAGCGACGTCGGCGAGAATCCCACCACCGATCACGTCGAGGCCGGCCTGGCGGTCGCCAAGCGCTATGAGCCGGAGTTGCTCGTCGGCCTCGGTGGTGGCAGCTCGATGGATTGCGCCAAAGGGATCAACTTCGTCTACTCCGGCGGCGGCCGCATGCAGGACTACTGGGGCACCGGCAAGATGACGCGCCCCATGCTTCCCATGATCGCCGTCCCCACAACGGCCGGCACCGGGAGCGAGACGCAATCCTTCGCCCTCATCTCCGACGCCAAGACGCACACCAAAATGGCGTGCGGCGACAAGAAAGCGACCTGTCGCGTGGCGCTTTTGGACCCCGAGCTGACCGTGACTCAGCCGCGGCGCGTGACGGCACTGACCGGCATTGACGCGATCGCGCATGCTCTCGAAACATACGTGACGAAACGACGCAACCCGGTCTCGACCGCTTTTAGCCGAGAGGCGTGGCGTTTGCTATCGGCGAACTTCACGCGGGTGCTCGACCTGCCGGATGATTTGGAAGCGCGTGGCGGCATGCAACTGGGTGCGTGCTTCGCGGGGTTGGCGATCGAAAACTCGATGCTGGGCGCCACGCATGCGCTGGCGAATCCCTTGACCGCTCGGTACCAGGTACCGCACGGCCAGGCGATCGCGCTCATGCTACCGCATGTTGTGCGGTTCAACGCCGTAGAAGTCAGTCGCTGGTACCGCGAGCTGGTCGAGTCGGTGCCTGTCAATGGTAAGCCGCGCCCGGCCGCGATCGCCGAGGATCTGGCAGAGACGATTTCCGAATTCGTCGCGAAGGCCGGGCTGGCGCAACGGCTGGCGGATTGCGGCGTCGAGCGCGAGCGCTTGAGCGAACTGGCAACGGCGGCCACGCGCGAATGGACCGGCGGTTTTAATCCCCGCACCGTGACCGAAAGCGACTTGCTGGAGCTGTACCGGGCCGCTTATTGA
- a CDS encoding PQQ-binding-like beta-propeller repeat protein yields the protein MASRTTLLGLGLMLVVGCTPATQAPKPEPASATSTSDVKAGGPSATAGPQAAAEDTGEWPVFRGNALSDGVAQSSLSENPMLVWKKSFKEGMFESTPVIVDGVIYVGGLNGYFYALDLATGDEKWSYHSELGFRAPAAVRDGLVFVGDTEGLFVCLDAATGEKKWSLSTDAEINAGANFYKDNVLIGSQNGSLYALNAKTGEQAWKYSIDNMIQCSPTIVEDRIFLAGCDSILHIINVETGERVAQVDIQDPTGVTPAASGDMIYFATQGARVFCVNWREAKVVWVYEHPKKKSPYQSSPAIAQGVVAIGGRDRMIHGLKAADGEELWTFPTRRNVDASPVIVKDRVYVGTGDGRIYGLNLASGEKVWEYEAGGDFVGSPAVASGRMVVANGGGDVLCFGTAAP from the coding sequence ATGGCTAGTCGCACGACATTGCTCGGGCTGGGTTTGATGCTCGTCGTCGGTTGCACCCCGGCCACGCAAGCACCGAAGCCGGAACCGGCGTCAGCGACATCCACTTCCGATGTCAAAGCCGGGGGACCCTCCGCCACCGCCGGGCCACAAGCGGCTGCAGAGGATACCGGCGAGTGGCCCGTCTTCCGCGGCAACGCGCTGTCCGACGGTGTCGCCCAAAGCAGCCTGAGCGAGAACCCGATGCTCGTATGGAAGAAGTCGTTCAAGGAAGGGATGTTCGAATCGACGCCCGTGATTGTCGACGGCGTCATCTATGTCGGTGGTCTCAACGGCTACTTCTACGCGCTCGACCTGGCCACGGGTGACGAGAAATGGAGTTATCACTCCGAGCTGGGATTTCGCGCACCGGCGGCCGTGCGCGATGGGTTGGTCTTCGTGGGCGACACCGAAGGGCTGTTCGTCTGCCTCGACGCGGCAACCGGCGAAAAGAAATGGAGCCTGTCGACCGATGCCGAAATCAACGCCGGCGCGAACTTCTACAAAGACAACGTGCTGATCGGTTCGCAGAATGGCTCTCTCTATGCGCTCAATGCCAAGACGGGCGAGCAGGCCTGGAAATACTCGATCGACAACATGATCCAGTGTTCGCCGACGATCGTCGAGGATCGCATCTTCCTGGCGGGTTGCGACAGCATTCTGCACATCATCAACGTCGAGACGGGCGAGCGCGTGGCGCAAGTCGATATTCAAGACCCGACCGGCGTCACGCCGGCCGCCAGCGGGGACATGATCTATTTCGCCACCCAAGGCGCGCGGGTGTTTTGCGTCAACTGGCGCGAAGCCAAAGTGGTGTGGGTCTACGAGCACCCGAAAAAGAAATCACCCTACCAGTCGTCACCGGCAATTGCCCAAGGGGTCGTAGCCATTGGCGGCCGCGACCGGATGATTCATGGGCTGAAAGCCGCCGATGGCGAAGAACTGTGGACGTTTCCCACTCGCCGGAATGTCGACGCCTCCCCCGTCATTGTGAAAGACCGCGTTTACGTGGGCACAGGCGACGGGCGGATCTACGGGTTGAATCTGGCCAGCGGAGAGAAAGTATGGGAGTATGAAGCAGGCGGGGATTTTGTCGGCTCGCCAGCGGTGGCATCCGGGCGGATGGTGGTTGCCAACGGCGGCGGCGACGTGCTCTGCTTTGGCACGGCCGCGCCTTAA